The DNA sequence CCTCAATGGATTCGTATTCTTCGCTGTGACGTACGGTCACATCGCTGTCGCGCAAGTGGTAGCTGAGCGCGTCGGAAATCTCGTCATCCAGAAATGAAAGCAGCCGATCGCGATTGTTGATCAGATCCACTTTCACCCCGAGACCGGAAAAGATGGACGCATACTCACAGCCGATAACGCCCGCTCCATAGATGATCATATGGCGGGGGGTGTGCTGCATTTCCAGAATGGTATCGCTGTCGTAGACTCGTGGATGACTGAAATCCACATCCGCCGGCCGATACGGGCGCGAGCCGGTGGCGATGATGATCGACTCGGCGGTAATCGTTTCCTGGGCACCATCACCCGAGTCGACATTAACGGTATTGGCATCCACGAAAGAGGCCATCCCGGTGTGCAGGGTCACCCGGTTGCGGATATAAAACTCCGTGTGCAGCTCGACCTGCTTGGGAATCACCTTGGAGGCCGCCGCCAACACCCTGGGGTAGGACAGCCAGCGAGTATCCCCCATCTCCCGGAACAGACTGACACTGTTGTAGCGAATCAGTTGCTTGACCGCATGACGAAGGGATTTGGACGGAATAGTACCTTTGTGCGCACAGTTGCCGCCCACATGGGCCCGACTTTCAATTACGGCAACTCGCAGATTGGATTTTGCCGCCGACATGGCAGCGCTTTCACCCGCTGGTCCGGACCCGATTACCAGCACATCGTAGGTGTGATCAGCCACTAGGATTAATCTCCTGATTGGGTTTTGGAGGACGTTGCTCTCTCTTTACCCTCTGATGCCGCCCCCTGGCTGGCATCGTACGCCAAATCGTCGACGGGCAGACCCGCCTGCTGGCGTTCGTTGATGGTTTTGCATTTTTCTTCGTCGTTACCACACAGATCACAGACGTAGTCTTTCTCGCCCAGGGCGGCGCCGACACCGCCACAGGAACCTTTGAGAGGCTGGCGGCCGAACAGAACGCCGACGGACATCCCTACCACCACCAGAAGCATGACCAACAGGGAAACCAGAACCATACCCATGTGTTACCTCACCTGCCCTTGGGGCTTTCGTTGTGCACGTTCACTGCTGACGCTCAGCGCCAGGGTGCGAATGCACTGGAATAGTCATCAGTAAAACCGTCATCGGTTTTGACAATCATATACACGGGGAGTTTTTCCCGCTCCGCCAGCGCCATACCCGCTTCCGGCCCCAGCACATTCAGTGCCGTCGCCCAGGCATCGGCCTCCGCAGAGGTTGGGGCCAGCACCGTAACGGAGGCCAGGCGATGGGCGATCGGCCGTCCGGTGCGCGGATCGATGGTGTGTGAGTAGCGCACACCGTCGCGCTCGTAGTAATTGCGATAGTCCCCCGAAGTGGCCATCGCAATATCCGTCAACGCCAGCGCCTTGCGGCCATCACCCTGCACCAGACTGGGCTGCTCTACGCCAATACGCCAGGCATCGCCCCGGGGACTGTCACCGCTGAGCCGGACCTCGCCTCCGATTTCGACCAGATAGTGCTCGTAACCCTGTGCCTCGAGCCAATCGGCCAGATGATCCACGCCATAGCCCTTGGCCACGGCCGAGAGATCCAGTCGCACATCACTCAACCGACGGGCCCGCTGTCCATCGAGCGCCACCTGGGCATAGCCCATCGCCGAACGGGCGGCCGCAATCGCCACATCGCTGGGTACCTGTTCGGGCTCAGCCAGAGGGCCAAAGCCCCACAGGTCGACCAGCGGCCCCACCGTAATGTCGAAAGCGCCCTCACTGCGCTCACTGATGCGCCGGCTGATGGCCAACACCTCAGCCAGTGGTGCCGACAGGGACTGCCACTGCCCGACCTTCGAGCGATTGAACTGCATCAACTCGGAGTCATCGATGTAAGTCGACATCTGCTGATTGATCTGCGCCAGCTCCCGTTCCAGCCCAGCCTGAATCTTCGCGGCGTCCACCGGCGGAGACTGGTCGGTCACCACCAGGGTGACGTTGAACGTCGTGCCCATGGTGGGCCCGGAGAACCGGTGCGCCTCGTGTTCAACACGAGGCTCGCAGCCGCCCAGCAGCAAACCTAAAAACAAAAACGAGGCCAGCAGTACCGGCCCCGTTTTTATTGTTGTGAGAACCTTGAACAAATCCTGTCCTCTATTAACCGCCGAAGTCGTCCAGCATGATGTTCTCGTCTTCTACGCCCAGGTCCTTGAGCAGTTTGATGACGGCAGCGTTCATCATCGGTGGCCCACACATGTAGTACTCACAGTCTTCCGGCGCCGGATGATCCTTCAGGTACATGTCGTACAACACGTTGTGAATGAATCCGGTCGGCCCTTCCCAGTTATCTTCCGGCTGGGGATCGGACAGCGCTACGTGCCACTCGAAGTTCTCGTTCTCTTCCTGCAGCTGATCGTACTCTTCGTGGTAGAACATTTCGCGCAGTGACCGCGCACCATACCAGAAGGTGATCTTGCGATCGGTTTTGATCCGGCGCAGCTGATCAAAGATGTGTGAGCGCATGGGCGCCATACCGGCACCACCGCCGATGAAGACCATTTCCGCGTCGGTGTCCTTGGCAAAGAACTCACCAAAGGGCCCGTAAACGGTGATGGTGTCACCCGGTTTCAGGCTGAACACATAGGAGGACATGATGCCCGGCGGAATGTCCTTGGAGCCCGGAGGCGGTGTCGCGATACGGATATTGAACTTCACGATACCGACTTCTTCCGGGTAGTTCGCCATGGAGTAGGCGCGCATGACCGGCTCGTCGACCTTGGATTCCAGATCGAAGAAACCAAAGCGCTCCCAGTCGCCACGGAATTTCTCTTCAATGTCGAAGTCCTTGAACTTCACATGATGCGCCGGGCACTCAAGCTGGACGTAACCACCGGCACGGAAATCGACGTTCTCGCCTTCCGGCAGCTTCAGTGTCAACTCTTTAATGAAGGTCGCCACGTTCGGGTTTGCCTCAACGGTGCACTCCCACTGCTTCACACCAAACACGTCTTCCGGCACTTCAATGACCATGTCTTCTTTGACCGGTGTCTGGCAGGACAGACGCCACCCATCACGGGCCTCGCGCTTGGTGAAGTGACCTTCCTCGGTCGGCAGCATGGCGCCACCGCCCTGCTCTACCACACACTTACACTGCGCACAGGTGCCGCCACCGCCGCAGGCCGACGGCAGGAACAGGCCCGCATTGGCCAGGCTCTGCAGCAGCTTGCCACCGGCAGGAACCTGGATCTTCTTCTCGTGATTGATCTCGATCGTTACGTCGCCACTGCTCACCAGTTTGGCGCGGGCGCTCAGGATGATTACCACCAACGCCGCAACGATGACGGTAAACATGACCACGCCCAATATAATTTCCAAATTCATCTAGCCTACCTCGCTGGTTACAGGTCGATGCCGCCGAAAGACATAAAGCCCAGGGACATGAGACCGACAGTAATGAAGGTAATGCCCAGGCCACGCAGACCCGCCGGCACATCGCTGTACTTCATCTTCTCGCGAATACCCGCCAGAGCGGTAATCGCCAGGGCCCAACCGACGCCGGAACCGGCACCGAAGGCAACACTCTCGGCAAAGTTGTAGTCGCGCTCCACCATGAACAGCGAACTACCCAGAATGGCGCAGTTCACGGTAATCAGAGGCAGAAAGACACCCAGAGCGTTGTACAGCGCGGGCATGAACTTATCCAGCACCATTTCCAGAATCTGAACCAGCGCGGCGATCACACCAATGTAGGTAATCAGACCGAGGAAGCTCAGGTTGACATTGGGCAGACCGGCCCACGCCAGGGCCCCATCAGCCAATACGTAGGTGTAGAGCAGATTGTTCACCGGTACGGTAATCAACTGCACGACCACGACCGCAATGCCCAGGCCAAAGGCGGCACTGATTTTCTTGGAGATTGCCAGGAAGGTACACATCCCCAGGAAGAACGCCAACGCCATGTTTTCAATGAAAACGGTCCGTACAAAAATACTCAGTAACTGTTCCACGATCAGGCCTCCTGCGGCTTGGTGTTAGGCGCCATCTTGAACTCTTCTTCCTCAACCTGCTCCGGCTTCCAGGCGCGGATGGCCCAGATGAAGAAACCGATCAGGAAGAACGCGCTCGGCGGCAACAGCAACAGACCGTTCGGCACGTACCAGCCACCCTCGGTCACCGGGGTCAACAGAGTGACGCCAAACAGGCTGCCGGAGCCGAACAGCTCGCGGATGAAGGCCAGACCCAACAGGATGACGCTGTAACCCAGGCCATTACCCACGCCGTCGATAAAGCTCGGCAGCGGCGGGTTCTTCATGGCAAAGGCTTCGGCGCGGCCCATGACGATACAGTTGGTAATGATCAGGCCTACGAAGACCGACAGCTGCTTGCTGATGTCATACGCCACCGCCTTCAGCACCTGATCCACCAGAATCACCAATGAGGCGATGATGGTCATCTGCACGATGATCCGGATACTGCCCGGAATGTGATTGCGCACCATGGAGACAAACAGGTTGGCAAATGCGGTTACCGCGGTCAGGGCGATACACATCACCACCGTCACGCTCAAACTGTTGGTAACAGCCAGAGCCGAACAGATACCCAGAATCTGCAGCGCAATCGGGTTATTGTCAAAAATCGGTTCAATCAGAAGTTGCTTGAGCTTCTTCATGGCTTAGGCCTCCCCTTCGCGCAAGTTCTTCAAAAACGGCTTGAAGCCCATATCACCCAGCCAGAACTCCACCAGGTTATCCACGCCCTTGCTGGTCAGGGTAGCGCCCGAGAGGCCATCCACCTTGTACTGGGCATTGGGGTCGGAGGAGTCGACACTGCCTTTGATGACCGACAGTTGGACCTCGCCATCGTCGCCGTAGACTTTTTTACCGTCCCACTGGGCCTTCCAGCTCGGGTTATCCACCTCACCGCCGAGACCGGGGGTTTCGGCGTGTTCGTAGAAAGTAAGACCGGCAACGGTATTACCGTCGGCTTCGATTGCCATAAAGCCATAGAGGGTGGACCAGAGTCCGTACCCGCGAACCGGCAATACCAGCGTCTGCAGCTCGCCCTGCTCGTTCTCCACCAGGAAAACCTCGGCGTAGCGTTCACGACGGGAAATGCCCGCGATGTCTTCATCACCGCTTAGGTCCATGGAGCGGCTCGGATCTTTGGCCGCTTTCCACTGATCGTAGCTGTCCGGGTCCACTTCATCGGTGAACTGGCCAGATTCGAGATCCACCACACGGGTTTTGATCCGTGATTCGAAAATCTCTTCGACGCTGCCCTCTTCCCCGCTGAGACCGGCCGCAGCAATGATATTGCTTTTGAAATCCAGCTCCTGGTTCATCTGCTGCATGGGGCGCAACAGCACGGCGGCTGTCGACACCACGACGGAGCAGACGATACACAGTGCCAGAGTCACTGTGATGGTCTTTTTGATCGTATCGTTATTAGCCACGTGCCAACCTCCGCTTGATATTCGCCTGTACAACAAAGTGGTCAATCAGGGGGGCGAACAGGTTGGCAAACAGAATCGCCAACATCATCCCCTCCGGGAAGGCCGGGTTGACGACGCGGATCAACACACACATGAGGCCAATCAGAGCGCCAAACCACCAGCGACCGGCGTGAGTCATGGAGGCGGATACCGGATCCGTGGCCATGAACATCATGCCGAATGCAAAACCGCCCACGACCAGGTGCCAGTACCAGGGCATGGCAAACATCGGGTTGGTATCGGAGCCAATCGCGTTGAACAGTAGCGTGGTGGCGATCATACCCAGCATCACACCGGCCACAATCCGCCAGGAGGCAATACCCATGATCAACAGAATGCCGCCACCGATCAGAATGGCCAGTGTGGACACTTCACCAATGGAGCCGTGGATGTTGCCAATGAACGCGTCCATCCAGCTCATCTGCTGGTATACGCCGTCCATACCCTGCTGGAAGGCGACCGACAGAGCAGTAGCACCGGAGTAACCATCGACCACGGTCCAGACACTGTCGCCGGACATGGACGCCGGGTAGGCAAAGTACAGGAACGCACGACCGGTCAGTGCGGGGTTCAGGAAGTTCTTGCCGGTACCGCCGAACACTTCCTTACCGACCACAACACCGAAGCTGATACCCAGGGCCGCTTGCCACAGGGGCAGATCCGGTGGGCAGATCAGGGAGAACAGAACCGACGTAACAAAGAAACCTTCGTTCACTTCGTGACCGCGTACAGTGGCAAACAGGACTTCCCAGAAGCCGCCAACCACGAACACCACGAAGTAGATCGGGATAAAATAGGCCGCACCGTGCCAGAAAGAGGCCCAGATGCTGCTGGCGTCATAGCCGCCCATCATTTCAATAAAGGCACCCCGCCAACCTTCCACCGAGGCGATACCCATATCCGCCATGATGGTATTGGCCTGAAAGCCCATGTTGTACATGCCGTAGAACATGGCCGGGAAGGTGCACAGCCACACGGTGATCATGATGCGCTTGAGGTCGATGCCGTCGCGCACATGAGCGGTGGTTTTGGTCACACTGGCGGGGCGATAGAAAATGGTGTCCACCGCTTCGTACAGGGAGTACCACTTTTCCAGCTTGCCGCCCTTGTGGAAGTTCGGCTCGATCTTGTCGAGATAGTTGCGCAGAGCTTTCATACCTTAGCCCTCCTTCTCAATAGTGGTGAGATTGTCGCGCAGGATCGGGCCGTATTCGTATTTGCCCGGGCACACGAAGGTGCACAGGGCCAAATCTTCCTCGTCCAGCTCCAGACAACCCAATTGCTGGGCGGTCTCGGTATCCCCGACAATCAGGGAGCGCAGCAGCTGCGTCGGCAGAATATCGAGCGGCATCACGCGCTCGTAGGCACCCACCGGCACCATGGCACGCTCACTACCACCGGTGGTGGTGGTGAAGTTGAACTGCTTGCCTTTGAACAGCTTGGAGATGTAAATGCCCATGACGGAAAAGGCATTGAAACCGGCGCGCAGGTAGTGAAGCATCGGGCGATCGTTGCCCTCTTCCAACACGGACACCTGCTGGTGGTAGCGTCCCAGGTAGGCCAGCGGGCCACGACCGTTACGACCACCAAAGACCGAACCGGAAATCAGGCGGTTCTCGGCAGGCTTGAGCTCGCCAGCGGTCAGTTCTTCGAGGTTGGCACCCAGACGGGTACGCAGCAGACGGGGCTTCTCGACCTGCGGACCACCCAGAGCCACCACACGACGGTTATCCAGCTTGCCCGTGGTAAACAGCGTACCAATGGCGATCACGTCCTGATAGTTGACGGTCCAGACCAGCTTTTTGTCGCTGACCGGGTCGAGGTGGTGGATGTGGGTGCCCGCATTGCCGGCCGGGTGTACGCCACCAAACTCTTCAGTGACAAAACGCTCGCCCGAGGCAGCGGGAATATCGGCGCCAGCGGCCTTACAGACAAACACCTTGCCCTCGGTCATCCGACTGAGCACAACCAGGCCCTGCTTGAACGCCTCGGCCTGCTCGGCAACGATCACCTCCGGGTTGGCCGCCAGCGGATTGGTGTCCATGGCAGTCACAAAGATGGAATTGGGCTTGCTGTCCAGAGCCGGGACCTTGCTGAACGGGCGGGTCCGCAGCGCGGTCCACAGGCCAGATTCGTTCAACAGGGCGCGGGCGTCCTCGTCAGACACCTGCGCCGGGTCCGTGCCCTTATAGGCCTCGAAGGTCTCGGCGTCGTCGCCTTCGACATCGATCACAACGGACTGCAGCACCCGGCGTTCGCCACGATTGATGGCCGCCACGGTACCGGAGGCGGGTGCGGTATAGCGCACGCCTTCCGTCTTTTTATCGGTAAACAGTAACTGACCGAGCTTGACCTTGTCCCCCACCTGGACCGCCATGGTCGGTTTCATACCGTGGTAATCGAAACCGATGACAGCCACAGAGCGGATTTTTGGACCCTCGCTGATGGCCTGCTCGGGCACACCGGATATAGGTAAATCCAATCCCCGACGGATCTTTATCATACGTCTCTGCCTAATCACTCGTTGGATAAACTGACCTGAAGGGGAACATCCCCAACCGATCGGTGTCGTATGCCGGGCTAACGGATTGCACTTCGCACACTCAACCCCAGCGGCCCGACAGTAACTGGGTTGCGATATTCAAATGTGTGCGGATATATAGTTGTTAGAAGCGCAAGTTCCAGGTGCCTGAGCAGGTCAAACCCCGCCATCCCTCAAAAAGCACCTCAGCTATGAGATTTCTCCGCCTCAACACCCATTGCGGAGTCGATTCGGGCACATTTTCTGCCCACACCCTTGGAAAAATCGCCGCAATTATAAAGATCACAGCGCCGAAAGGCCAGTCCGCTGGCGG is a window from the Marinimicrobium koreense genome containing:
- the sthA gene encoding Si-specific NAD(P)(+) transhydrogenase translates to MADHTYDVLVIGSGPAGESAAMSAAKSNLRVAVIESRAHVGGNCAHKGTIPSKSLRHAVKQLIRYNSVSLFREMGDTRWLSYPRVLAAASKVIPKQVELHTEFYIRNRVTLHTGMASFVDANTVNVDSGDGAQETITAESIIIATGSRPYRPADVDFSHPRVYDSDTILEMQHTPRHMIIYGAGVIGCEYASIFSGLGVKVDLINNRDRLLSFLDDEISDALSYHLRDSDVTVRHSEEYESIEADDHSVTLRLKSGKRLKADAILWCNGRSGNTDKLNLEATGLDVDYRGNLKVSQDYRTSVDNIFAVGDVIGWPSLASASFDQGRAVASVITGEPCKPVTNVPTGIYTLPEISSIGQTETELTAARVPYEVGRALFKNTARGQISGEDVGMLKILFHVDSLEILGVHCFGAEAAEIVHIGQAIMSQSGAGNTIQFFLDTTFNYPTMAEAYRLAALDGINRINRR
- the nqrM gene encoding (Na+)-NQR maturation NqrM, coding for MGMVLVSLLVMLLVVVGMSVGVLFGRQPLKGSCGGVGAALGEKDYVCDLCGNDEEKCKTINERQQAGLPVDDLAYDASQGAASEGKERATSSKTQSGD
- a CDS encoding FAD:protein FMN transferase; the encoded protein is MFLGLLLGGCEPRVEHEAHRFSGPTMGTTFNVTLVVTDQSPPVDAAKIQAGLERELAQINQQMSTYIDDSELMQFNRSKVGQWQSLSAPLAEVLAISRRISERSEGAFDITVGPLVDLWGFGPLAEPEQVPSDVAIAAARSAMGYAQVALDGQRARRLSDVRLDLSAVAKGYGVDHLADWLEAQGYEHYLVEIGGEVRLSGDSPRGDAWRIGVEQPSLVQGDGRKALALTDIAMATSGDYRNYYERDGVRYSHTIDPRTGRPIAHRLASVTVLAPTSAEADAWATALNVLGPEAGMALAEREKLPVYMIVKTDDGFTDDYSSAFAPWR
- the nqrF gene encoding NADH:ubiquinone reductase (Na(+)-transporting) subunit F, producing the protein MNLEIILGVVMFTVIVAALVVIILSARAKLVSSGDVTIEINHEKKIQVPAGGKLLQSLANAGLFLPSACGGGGTCAQCKCVVEQGGGAMLPTEEGHFTKREARDGWRLSCQTPVKEDMVIEVPEDVFGVKQWECTVEANPNVATFIKELTLKLPEGENVDFRAGGYVQLECPAHHVKFKDFDIEEKFRGDWERFGFFDLESKVDEPVMRAYSMANYPEEVGIVKFNIRIATPPPGSKDIPPGIMSSYVFSLKPGDTITVYGPFGEFFAKDTDAEMVFIGGGAGMAPMRSHIFDQLRRIKTDRKITFWYGARSLREMFYHEEYDQLQEENENFEWHVALSDPQPEDNWEGPTGFIHNVLYDMYLKDHPAPEDCEYYMCGPPMMNAAVIKLLKDLGVEDENIMLDDFGG
- the nqrE gene encoding NADH:ubiquinone reductase (Na(+)-transporting) subunit E; the protein is MEQLLSIFVRTVFIENMALAFFLGMCTFLAISKKISAAFGLGIAVVVVQLITVPVNNLLYTYVLADGALAWAGLPNVNLSFLGLITYIGVIAALVQILEMVLDKFMPALYNALGVFLPLITVNCAILGSSLFMVERDYNFAESVAFGAGSGVGWALAITALAGIREKMKYSDVPAGLRGLGITFITVGLMSLGFMSFGGIDL
- a CDS encoding NADH:ubiquinone reductase (Na(+)-transporting) subunit D, producing MKKLKQLLIEPIFDNNPIALQILGICSALAVTNSLSVTVVMCIALTAVTAFANLFVSMVRNHIPGSIRIIVQMTIIASLVILVDQVLKAVAYDISKQLSVFVGLIITNCIVMGRAEAFAMKNPPLPSFIDGVGNGLGYSVILLGLAFIRELFGSGSLFGVTLLTPVTEGGWYVPNGLLLLPPSAFFLIGFFIWAIRAWKPEQVEEEEFKMAPNTKPQEA
- a CDS encoding Na(+)-translocating NADH-quinone reductase subunit C translates to MANNDTIKKTITVTLALCIVCSVVVSTAAVLLRPMQQMNQELDFKSNIIAAAGLSGEEGSVEEIFESRIKTRVVDLESGQFTDEVDPDSYDQWKAAKDPSRSMDLSGDEDIAGISRRERYAEVFLVENEQGELQTLVLPVRGYGLWSTLYGFMAIEADGNTVAGLTFYEHAETPGLGGEVDNPSWKAQWDGKKVYGDDGEVQLSVIKGSVDSSDPNAQYKVDGLSGATLTSKGVDNLVEFWLGDMGFKPFLKNLREGEA
- a CDS encoding NADH:ubiquinone reductase (Na(+)-transporting) subunit B — encoded protein: MKALRNYLDKIEPNFHKGGKLEKWYSLYEAVDTIFYRPASVTKTTAHVRDGIDLKRIMITVWLCTFPAMFYGMYNMGFQANTIMADMGIASVEGWRGAFIEMMGGYDASSIWASFWHGAAYFIPIYFVVFVVGGFWEVLFATVRGHEVNEGFFVTSVLFSLICPPDLPLWQAALGISFGVVVGKEVFGGTGKNFLNPALTGRAFLYFAYPASMSGDSVWTVVDGYSGATALSVAFQQGMDGVYQQMSWMDAFIGNIHGSIGEVSTLAILIGGGILLIMGIASWRIVAGVMLGMIATTLLFNAIGSDTNPMFAMPWYWHLVVGGFAFGMMFMATDPVSASMTHAGRWWFGALIGLMCVLIRVVNPAFPEGMMLAILFANLFAPLIDHFVVQANIKRRLARG
- a CDS encoding Na(+)-translocating NADH-quinone reductase subunit A, with translation MIKIRRGLDLPISGVPEQAISEGPKIRSVAVIGFDYHGMKPTMAVQVGDKVKLGQLLFTDKKTEGVRYTAPASGTVAAINRGERRVLQSVVIDVEGDDAETFEAYKGTDPAQVSDEDARALLNESGLWTALRTRPFSKVPALDSKPNSIFVTAMDTNPLAANPEVIVAEQAEAFKQGLVVLSRMTEGKVFVCKAAGADIPAASGERFVTEEFGGVHPAGNAGTHIHHLDPVSDKKLVWTVNYQDVIAIGTLFTTGKLDNRRVVALGGPQVEKPRLLRTRLGANLEELTAGELKPAENRLISGSVFGGRNGRGPLAYLGRYHQQVSVLEEGNDRPMLHYLRAGFNAFSVMGIYISKLFKGKQFNFTTTTGGSERAMVPVGAYERVMPLDILPTQLLRSLIVGDTETAQQLGCLELDEEDLALCTFVCPGKYEYGPILRDNLTTIEKEG